A single genomic interval of Nonomuraea rubra harbors:
- a CDS encoding oxidoreductase, whose protein sequence is MATWTPASMPDLTGRTAVVTGANSGIGLPTALELARHGARVIAAARDPDKGAEAVRRILREVPGARVEPGLLDLADLASVRRFAAGVTEVDLLVNNAGIAMISRQRTADGFEMQLGTNHLGHFALTGLLLPLLAARPGARVVTVTSDAHTAGRIDFDDLGLERRYGRMAAYARSKLANLLFALELQRRADRAGVDLTSAAVHPGSTATNIVKLGPLQPLVRLLLKPPAAGAVPSLYAATAPGVRGGEYFGPRARPLRPSKAARSEELAARLWEVSVELTGVRFEEFADR, encoded by the coding sequence ATGGCCACGTGGACGCCCGCGTCCATGCCCGACCTGACCGGCAGGACCGCCGTCGTGACCGGCGCCAACAGCGGCATCGGCCTGCCCACCGCGCTGGAGCTGGCCCGGCACGGCGCCCGCGTCATCGCGGCGGCACGCGACCCGGACAAGGGCGCCGAGGCCGTCCGGCGGATCCTCCGCGAGGTGCCGGGCGCGCGGGTCGAGCCCGGCCTGCTCGACCTGGCCGACCTCGCCTCCGTCAGGCGGTTCGCCGCCGGTGTGACGGAGGTGGACCTGCTCGTCAACAACGCGGGGATCGCCATGATCTCCCGGCAGCGGACCGCAGACGGCTTCGAGATGCAGCTCGGCACCAACCACCTGGGACATTTCGCGCTCACCGGGCTGCTCCTGCCCCTGCTGGCCGCCCGTCCCGGCGCGCGGGTGGTGACCGTGACCAGCGACGCGCACACCGCCGGCCGGATCGACTTCGACGACCTGGGCCTGGAGCGCCGCTACGGGCGCATGGCCGCGTACGCGCGCTCCAAGCTCGCCAACCTGCTGTTCGCGCTGGAGCTGCAGCGGCGGGCCGATCGCGCCGGCGTGGACCTGACGAGCGCCGCGGTCCACCCCGGCTCGACCGCCACGAACATCGTGAAGCTGGGGCCGCTCCAGCCGCTCGTGCGGCTGCTGCTGAAGCCGCCCGCGGCCGGCGCCGTGCCCTCGCTGTACGCCGCGACCGCGCCAGGCGTGCGCGGTGGCGAGTACTTCGGGCCCAGGGCCCGGCCGCTGCGGCCCTCGAAGGCGGCCCGCTCGGAGGAGCTCGCGGCGCGGCTGTGGGAGGTGTCGGTGGAGCTGACGGGCGTACGGTTCGAGGAGTTCGCCGACCGCTGA
- a CDS encoding glucose-6-phosphate dehydrogenase assembly protein OpcA: MTTFMLTDTTAGKIAAQFTHLRHQMGAPAIGMVLTLVVVSEERHQYDALRAATEAAREHPSRIIVVIKREPEEAIRLDAELRIGENTPGEVVVLRLYGELTDHADSVVSPLLLPDTPVVAWWPGAAPDAPSKDAIGALAQRRITDAKGFDDGGVQSLVTRAKGYARGDTDLSWARLTPWRSLLAAAFDQPVGKVRKGTVEASPGHPSAPLLAAWLSERLGAPIKVVDSSGPGLTSVRLQLAEGELAVVRTDARLATLSRPGQPDRNVALARRQTSELMAEELRRLDTDEIYEAAVKRFARTYKG; this comes from the coding sequence GTGACGACCTTTATGCTCACGGACACGACGGCCGGGAAGATCGCCGCCCAGTTCACCCACCTGCGTCACCAGATGGGCGCGCCCGCCATCGGCATGGTGCTCACGCTCGTCGTGGTCAGCGAGGAGCGCCACCAGTACGACGCGCTCCGCGCCGCCACCGAGGCGGCCCGCGAGCACCCCTCGCGCATCATCGTGGTGATCAAGCGGGAGCCGGAGGAGGCCATCAGGCTCGACGCCGAGCTGCGCATCGGCGAGAACACGCCCGGCGAGGTCGTGGTGCTGCGCCTGTACGGCGAGCTGACCGACCACGCCGACTCCGTGGTCAGCCCGCTGCTGCTGCCCGACACGCCGGTCGTGGCGTGGTGGCCGGGCGCGGCCCCCGACGCGCCGTCCAAGGACGCGATCGGCGCGCTGGCGCAGCGGCGCATCACCGACGCCAAGGGCTTCGACGACGGCGGCGTCCAGTCGCTGGTCACCCGGGCCAAGGGGTACGCGCGCGGCGACACCGACCTGTCCTGGGCCCGGCTGACGCCGTGGCGCAGCCTGCTGGCCGCCGCGTTCGACCAGCCGGTGGGCAAGGTGCGCAAGGGCACCGTGGAGGCCTCCCCCGGCCACCCGAGCGCCCCGCTGCTGGCCGCCTGGCTGTCGGAGCGGCTCGGCGCCCCGATCAAGGTCGTCGACTCCTCCGGCCCCGGCCTGACCTCCGTACGCCTGCAGCTCGCCGAGGGCGAGCTCGCCGTCGTCAGGACCGACGCCCGGCTGGCCACGCTCTCCCGCCCCGGCCAGCCCGACAGGAACGTGGCCCTGGCCAGGCGGCAGACCTCCGAGCTGATGGCCGAGGAGCTGCGCAGGCTCGACACCGACGAGATCTACGAGGCCGCGGTCAAGCGGTTCGCGAGGACGTACAAGGGATGA
- the add gene encoding adenosine deaminase gives MTIDAFIDALPKVELHVHLVGSASVPTVLELSRRHPGSAVPTTEEELRDFYRFVDFPHFARVYRAINALVREPEDVATLVLGLARDLAPQGARYVELQVTPYAHHLVGMPMREVTEALDLAARRSLAEHGVELAYIFDIPGEYGEEAAKVTLEHALQEPPAALVGFGIGGIEQERPKYRDAYRSAFSAARAAGLHSVPHGGEMSGPETIWEVIDGYGAERIGHGINCLSDPRLVSHLRDTQLPLDVCPTSNLCTGQIARIEDHPLPRMLEEGLYVTLNSDDPPMFATTLAEEYRVAHRVFGFGKEELAQLARNGVRASYLGEGRKQELLAEIDALVGAG, from the coding sequence ATGACCATCGACGCCTTCATCGACGCCCTGCCCAAGGTCGAGCTGCACGTCCACCTGGTGGGCTCGGCCTCGGTCCCGACCGTGCTGGAGCTGTCGCGCCGCCACCCGGGCAGCGCGGTGCCCACCACGGAGGAAGAACTGCGCGACTTCTACCGGTTCGTCGACTTCCCGCACTTCGCCCGCGTCTACCGCGCCATCAACGCCCTCGTACGTGAGCCGGAGGACGTCGCCACCCTCGTCCTCGGCCTGGCCCGCGATCTCGCCCCGCAAGGCGCCCGCTACGTGGAGCTCCAGGTCACGCCGTACGCCCACCACCTGGTCGGCATGCCCATGCGCGAGGTCACCGAGGCCCTCGACCTGGCCGCCCGCCGCTCACTGGCCGAGCACGGCGTGGAGCTGGCCTACATCTTCGACATCCCCGGCGAGTACGGGGAGGAGGCCGCGAAGGTCACCCTGGAGCACGCCCTCCAGGAACCTCCCGCCGCCCTGGTAGGTTTCGGCATCGGCGGAATAGAACAGGAACGTCCGAAATACCGCGACGCCTACCGCTCGGCCTTCTCCGCCGCCCGCGCCGCCGGCCTCCACAGCGTCCCGCACGGCGGCGAGATGAGCGGCCCGGAGACCATCTGGGAGGTCATCGACGGCTACGGCGCCGAACGCATCGGCCACGGCATCAACTGCCTCTCGGACCCCCGCCTGGTGTCCCACCTCCGCGACACCCAGCTCCCCCTGGACGTCTGCCCCACCTCCAACCTCTGCACCGGCCAGATCGCCCGCATCGAGGACCACCCGCTGCCTCGCATGCTGGAGGAGGGCCTGTACGTGACGCTGAACAGCGACGACCCGCCCATGTTCGCCACGACGCTGGCCGAGGAGTACCGGGTGGCGCACCGGGTGTTCGGGTTCGGGAAGGAGGAGCTGGCGCAGCTCGCGCGGAACGGGGTGCGGGCGTCGTACCTGGGGGAGGGGCGCAAGCAGGAGCTGCTGGCCGAGATCGACGCGCTCGTCGGCGCCGGTTGA
- the tal gene encoding transaldolase produces the protein MSEILNKLSGQGVAIWLDDISRERLRTGNLEQLIRDKNVVGVTSNPTIFANALSKGDAYNAQLHDLAVRGVEVGEAVRAITTYDIRWAADVLRPVYDATGGVDGRVSLEVDPRLARESEKTIAEARALWWLVDRPNLMIKIPATVEGLPAITQALSEGISINVTLIFSLERYRAVMDAWLAGLEAAQAKGLNLASIESVASFFVSRVDTEIDKRLDKLGKPELKGKAGIANARLAYAAFEEVMNSERWQRLRAAGARPQRPLWASTGVKNPEYSDTMYVDQLVAPGTVNTMPEKTLDATADHANITGDTVRPFYEQAWNTMAALKDAGVDYDDVVKVLEDEGVEKFEASWNELLESVTKNLVP, from the coding sequence ATGAGCGAGATCCTCAACAAGCTGTCCGGCCAGGGCGTTGCCATCTGGCTCGACGACATCAGCCGTGAGCGCCTGCGCACCGGCAACCTCGAGCAGCTGATCCGCGACAAGAACGTGGTCGGGGTGACCTCCAACCCGACGATCTTCGCCAACGCGCTCAGCAAGGGCGACGCGTACAACGCCCAGCTCCACGACCTGGCCGTGCGCGGCGTCGAGGTGGGCGAGGCCGTACGCGCCATCACCACCTACGACATCCGCTGGGCCGCCGACGTGCTGCGCCCGGTCTACGACGCCACCGGCGGCGTGGACGGCCGCGTGTCGCTGGAGGTCGACCCGCGCCTGGCCCGCGAGAGCGAGAAGACGATCGCCGAGGCCCGCGCGCTGTGGTGGCTGGTCGACCGGCCGAACCTCATGATCAAGATCCCGGCCACGGTCGAGGGCCTGCCCGCGATCACGCAGGCGCTGTCCGAGGGCATCAGCATCAACGTCACGCTGATCTTCTCCCTCGAGCGGTACCGCGCGGTCATGGACGCCTGGCTCGCCGGCCTGGAGGCCGCGCAGGCCAAGGGCCTGAACCTGGCCTCGATCGAGTCGGTGGCCTCGTTCTTCGTCAGCCGCGTCGACACCGAGATCGACAAGCGCCTGGACAAGCTCGGCAAGCCGGAGCTGAAGGGCAAGGCGGGCATCGCCAACGCGCGCCTGGCGTACGCGGCGTTCGAGGAGGTCATGAACTCCGAGCGGTGGCAGCGCCTGCGCGCCGCCGGCGCCCGCCCGCAGCGCCCGCTGTGGGCCTCGACCGGCGTCAAGAACCCCGAGTACTCCGACACCATGTACGTCGACCAGCTCGTCGCCCCCGGCACCGTCAACACGATGCCGGAGAAGACGCTCGACGCCACGGCCGACCACGCCAACATCACCGGCGACACCGTCCGCCCGTTCTACGAGCAGGCCTGGAACACCATGGCCGCGCTCAAGGACGCCGGCGTCGACTACGACGACGTGGTGAAGGTCCTGGAGGACGAGGGCGTGGAGAAGTTCGAGGCGTCCTGGAACGAGCTGCTCGAGAGCGTCACCAAGAACCTGGTTCCGTGA
- the zwf gene encoding glucose-6-phosphate dehydrogenase, translated as MTDPAAPAEEAATVAAAVAGIATTEAVAAANPLRDPRDKRLPRVAGPCVMVLFGVTGDLAKRKLLPAIYDLGNRGLLPPGFSLVGFARRDWKDQDFAQLTHDAVKAHARTPFREEVWKQIREGIHFVPGEFSDDGAFDALAMALAEIDETRGTGGNYAFYLSVPPKFFPVVVEQLKRTGLSDAPDGSWRRVVIEKPFGHDLQSAHELNEITTSAFPESSIFRIDHYLGKETVQNIMALRFANNLYEPIWNRSFVDHVQITMAEDIGIGGRAGYYDGIGAARDVIQNHLLQLLALVAMEDPTSFEANSLRREKEKVLKAVRLPANLGLNTARGQYSAGWQGGEKVVGYLQEEGISQQSTTETYAAIKLEIANRRWAGVPFYLRTGKRLGRRVTEVAVVFQRAPHLPFSKDDTEILGQNALVVRVQPDEGITVRFGSKVPGTAMEVRDVSMDFAYGESFLESSPEAYERLLLDVMIGDPPLFPHQREVELSWKILDPIEEFWATQGQPEPYESGSWGPESADAMMARDGRVWRRL; from the coding sequence ATGACAGACCCGGCAGCACCCGCGGAGGAGGCCGCCACCGTGGCGGCGGCCGTCGCGGGCATCGCCACGACCGAGGCGGTGGCGGCCGCCAACCCGCTGCGCGACCCGCGCGACAAGCGGCTGCCCCGGGTGGCTGGACCATGTGTGATGGTGTTGTTCGGCGTGACGGGTGACCTGGCCAAGCGCAAGCTGCTACCGGCGATTTACGACCTGGGGAACCGGGGGCTGCTGCCGCCGGGCTTCTCGCTGGTCGGGTTCGCCCGGCGCGATTGGAAGGACCAGGATTTCGCCCAGTTGACGCACGACGCCGTCAAGGCGCATGCCCGGACCCCCTTCCGCGAGGAGGTCTGGAAGCAGATCCGCGAGGGCATCCATTTCGTTCCCGGCGAGTTCTCCGACGACGGGGCGTTCGACGCGCTGGCCATGGCGTTGGCTGAGATCGACGAGACCCGCGGCACGGGCGGAAACTACGCTTTCTACCTGTCGGTGCCGCCGAAGTTCTTCCCCGTGGTGGTGGAGCAGCTCAAGCGCACCGGGCTGTCCGACGCGCCGGACGGCTCGTGGCGGCGCGTGGTCATCGAGAAGCCGTTCGGGCACGACCTGCAGTCGGCCCACGAGCTGAACGAGATCACCACCTCGGCCTTCCCGGAGAGCTCGATCTTCAGGATCGACCACTACCTGGGCAAGGAGACCGTCCAGAACATCATGGCGCTGAGGTTCGCCAACAACCTCTACGAGCCGATCTGGAACCGCAGCTTCGTCGACCACGTGCAGATCACGATGGCCGAGGACATCGGCATCGGCGGCCGTGCCGGCTACTACGACGGCATCGGCGCCGCCCGCGACGTCATCCAGAACCACCTGCTCCAGCTCCTCGCGCTCGTCGCGATGGAGGACCCGACCTCCTTCGAGGCCAACTCGCTGCGGCGGGAGAAGGAGAAGGTGCTCAAGGCCGTGCGGCTGCCCGCCAACCTGGGCCTGAACACCGCGCGCGGCCAGTACTCCGCGGGCTGGCAGGGCGGCGAGAAGGTCGTCGGCTACCTCCAGGAGGAGGGCATCTCGCAGCAGTCCACCACCGAGACCTACGCCGCCATCAAGCTGGAGATCGCCAACCGGCGCTGGGCCGGGGTGCCGTTCTACCTGCGCACCGGCAAGCGGCTGGGCCGGCGCGTCACCGAGGTGGCCGTGGTGTTCCAGCGGGCGCCGCACCTGCCGTTCAGCAAGGACGACACCGAGATCCTCGGCCAGAACGCCCTGGTGGTCCGGGTCCAGCCGGACGAGGGCATCACGGTGCGGTTCGGCTCCAAGGTGCCGGGGACGGCGATGGAGGTGCGCGACGTCTCCATGGACTTCGCCTACGGCGAGTCGTTCCTGGAGTCGTCGCCGGAGGCGTACGAGCGGCTGCTGCTCGACGTGATGATCGGCGATCCGCCGCTCTTCCCGCACCAGCGGGAGGTGGAGCTGTCGTGGAAGATCCTCGACCCGATCGAGGAGTTCTGGGCCACGCAGGGGCAGCCGGAGCCGTACGAGTCCGGTTCGTGGGGGCCCGAGTCGGCCGACGCGATGATGGCCCGCGACGGCCGCGTGTGGAGGAGGCTGTGA
- a CDS encoding glycosyltransferase, with the protein MTTPYRERTGHAGIGVLDAELSARRLLSRGQTVCALAAPAVIAFALLAHLAFGWGPSPLWWCQAAIALATAVYLVLLVFKTVVVLGAWGASVIDVDEAGLHRLSGAALPDYTVLVPLHREAAVLPFLLERLARLDYPAESLQILLLIEEDDEETRAALPELGAPFEVVLVPPSTPRTKPKACNLGLARARGEFVVVYDAEDRPEPDQLRKAVLAFRALPGRVVCVQAELQYWNPWTNWLTRCFAAEYATHFSLMLRGLDRYRLPIPLGGTSNHFRADALLALGGWDPYNVTEDADLGIRIARRGWGVRMMVSVTEEEANSRLGNWIRQRSRWIKGYLQTWLVHSRHPVRLWRQLGTKQTLAFHLTMGLSTLTTLVNPFFWGLTLLYLCTGTRYVQALFPPASLYCGAAAMVIGNFLMVYCMMAGCLERGLFPAVRAMLSIPLYWALMSVAAYKALWQLARPDRRHFWELTEHGLVRAGPAGDGDEDLQPALR; encoded by the coding sequence ATGACCACGCCCTATCGCGAGCGCACCGGGCACGCGGGCATCGGGGTCCTCGACGCGGAGCTGAGCGCCCGGCGCCTGCTCAGCCGCGGGCAGACCGTCTGCGCCCTCGCGGCACCGGCCGTGATCGCCTTCGCGCTGCTCGCGCACCTGGCGTTCGGGTGGGGGCCGTCGCCGCTGTGGTGGTGCCAGGCCGCGATCGCGCTCGCCACCGCGGTCTACCTGGTCCTGCTCGTCTTCAAGACGGTCGTCGTGCTGGGGGCGTGGGGAGCCTCGGTCATCGACGTGGACGAGGCCGGGCTGCACCGGCTGTCCGGCGCGGCGCTGCCGGACTACACCGTGCTGGTGCCGCTGCACCGCGAGGCGGCGGTGCTGCCGTTCCTGCTGGAGCGCCTGGCGAGGCTCGACTACCCGGCCGAGTCCCTGCAGATCCTGCTGCTGATCGAGGAGGACGACGAGGAGACCCGCGCGGCGCTGCCGGAGCTGGGCGCGCCGTTCGAGGTCGTGCTCGTGCCGCCGTCCACGCCGCGGACCAAGCCGAAGGCGTGCAACCTCGGGCTCGCCCGCGCGCGCGGCGAGTTCGTGGTCGTCTACGACGCCGAGGACCGGCCGGAGCCCGACCAGCTCCGCAAGGCCGTGCTCGCCTTCCGGGCGCTGCCGGGCAGGGTCGTCTGCGTCCAGGCCGAGCTGCAGTACTGGAACCCGTGGACCAACTGGCTGACCCGCTGCTTCGCCGCCGAGTACGCCACCCACTTCAGCCTCATGCTGCGCGGGCTCGACCGCTACCGGCTGCCGATCCCGCTGGGCGGCACCTCCAACCACTTCCGCGCCGACGCGCTGCTCGCGCTGGGGGGCTGGGACCCGTACAACGTCACCGAGGACGCCGACCTGGGCATCCGCATCGCCCGCCGCGGCTGGGGCGTGCGCATGATGGTCTCGGTCACCGAGGAGGAGGCCAACAGCCGCCTGGGCAACTGGATCCGCCAGCGCAGCCGCTGGATCAAGGGCTACTTGCAGACCTGGCTCGTGCACAGCCGGCACCCGGTGCGCCTGTGGCGGCAACTGGGGACCAAGCAGACCCTCGCCTTCCACCTCACGATGGGCCTGTCCACGCTGACCACGCTGGTGAACCCGTTCTTCTGGGGCCTGACGCTGCTCTACCTGTGCACCGGCACCCGGTACGTGCAGGCGCTCTTCCCGCCCGCCTCGCTCTACTGCGGCGCCGCGGCCATGGTGATCGGCAACTTCCTGATGGTCTACTGCATGATGGCCGGCTGCCTGGAGCGCGGGCTCTTCCCGGCCGTCCGGGCGATGTTGTCCATCCCGCTCTACTGGGCGCTGATGAGCGTGGCCGCCTACAAGGCGCTGTGGCAGCTCGCCAGGCCGGACCGGCGCCACTTCTGGGAGCTGACCGAGCACGGCCTGGTGCGCGCCGGCCCTGCCGGGGACGGCGACGAGGATCTTCAGCCGGCGCTCCGGTGA
- a CDS encoding class I SAM-dependent methyltransferase, translated as MTNAEAYDRGFAHLSSHTVGPLLASARQSRAPRVLDVGCGTGVVTAAALALGAEVTAVDCDPVMLRLIARRHPYAAIRQAALPDLPFGDEQFDCVAGNFVINHVPDAAASLRELRRVLRPAGTLALTWWKADEMTATSVFTEAIAAARVPYDPPARPFAAHATPPSFTALLEGAGFREAAVEAVRWRHQVDLAAWWTDVVEAGGPRFGMIGGQPPEIVERIRAEYLRLAAPYAGEGFPVCAYLARATR; from the coding sequence GTGACCAACGCCGAAGCGTACGATCGCGGCTTCGCCCACCTCAGCTCGCACACCGTCGGCCCGCTCCTGGCCTCGGCCCGCCAGAGCCGGGCCCCGCGCGTGCTCGACGTGGGCTGCGGCACCGGCGTGGTGACGGCGGCGGCGCTCGCGCTAGGCGCCGAGGTCACCGCCGTCGACTGCGATCCCGTCATGCTGCGGCTGATCGCCCGGCGGCACCCGTACGCGGCCATCCGCCAGGCCGCGCTGCCCGACCTGCCGTTCGGCGACGAGCAGTTCGACTGCGTGGCCGGCAACTTCGTGATCAACCACGTGCCCGACGCCGCCGCGTCGCTGCGGGAGCTGCGCCGCGTGCTGCGCCCGGCCGGCACGCTCGCCCTGACCTGGTGGAAGGCCGACGAGATGACGGCCACGAGTGTCTTCACCGAGGCCATCGCCGCGGCCCGGGTGCCGTACGATCCGCCGGCCCGGCCGTTCGCGGCCCATGCCACGCCGCCGTCGTTCACCGCCCTGCTGGAGGGGGCGGGGTTCAGGGAGGCGGCCGTGGAGGCGGTCAGGTGGCGTCACCAGGTGGATCTGGCGGCGTGGTGGACGGATGTGGTGGAGGCGGGCGGGCCGAGGTTCGGGATGATCGGCGGCCAGCCGCCGGAAATCGTGGAGCGGATCCGGGCCGAATACCTGCGGCTCGCGGCGCCGTACGCCGGGGAGGGGTTTCCGGTCTGCGCCTACCTGGCCAGGGCCACCCGATGA
- the pgl gene encoding 6-phosphogluconolactonase, which produces MSVPGIVVHRDADVLAKAVAARIITRLVDAQSAKGSASIVLTGGTVGIATLAAIAATPARDAVDWRRLDIWWGDERFVPAGDKERNETGAREALLDHVDVDPARVHVMRGPDSGMTAEESADAYATELRQAARPEDHGPVPSFDVMLLGMGPDSHVASLFPGMPALYDTRPVVAVHGSPKPPPTRISLTLPAIQSSREVWVVAAGEEKSGAVRLALSESGPVQVPAAGARGRGRTLFLLDRAAASKIPPGLGRLASP; this is translated from the coding sequence ATGAGCGTTCCCGGCATCGTCGTGCACCGCGACGCCGACGTCCTGGCCAAGGCCGTCGCCGCGCGGATCATCACCCGGCTGGTCGACGCGCAGTCGGCCAAGGGCTCGGCGTCGATCGTGCTGACGGGCGGCACCGTCGGCATCGCCACGCTGGCCGCCATCGCCGCCACCCCCGCCAGGGACGCCGTCGACTGGCGGCGCCTGGACATCTGGTGGGGCGACGAGCGGTTCGTCCCCGCCGGCGACAAGGAACGCAACGAGACCGGCGCCCGCGAGGCCCTGCTGGACCACGTGGACGTGGACCCCGCGCGGGTGCACGTCATGCGCGGCCCCGACTCGGGCATGACGGCCGAGGAGTCGGCCGACGCGTACGCCACCGAGCTGCGCCAGGCCGCCAGGCCCGAGGACCACGGGCCGGTGCCGAGCTTCGACGTGATGCTGCTCGGCATGGGCCCCGACTCCCACGTGGCCTCCCTCTTCCCGGGGATGCCCGCGCTCTACGACACCCGCCCGGTGGTGGCGGTGCACGGCTCCCCGAAGCCGCCGCCCACCCGCATCTCCCTCACGCTGCCCGCCATCCAGTCCTCCCGCGAGGTGTGGGTGGTGGCGGCCGGCGAGGAGAAGTCGGGCGCGGTCCGGCTCGCCCTGTCGGAGTCCGGGCCCGTCCAGGTGCCGGCGGCGGGGGCACGGGGGCGGGGGCGCACGTTGTTCCTGCTGGATCGCGCGGCGGCGAGCAAGATCCCGCCGGGGCTGGGGCGGCTGGCCTCTCCCTGA
- a CDS encoding glucose-6-phosphate isomerase, with amino-acid sequence MEVSYREEGVASAASSVAGRLVADGVPARLAGGDPTLWGEDADAEAAAGRPAPPRSSRELLPVLGELAERARAAGLTNVVLAGTGGSALAAEVICATGDVPLTVLDTTDPGQVRRALADGLESTVVVVTGGGGQAVEADSQLRIFERLFADAGLDPAGRIVVVADPGSPPARRAAAGGFHLVPAGAGGPHSVLSAPALVPAALAGADVARLLDEAEEVLPLLSLDSGNPGLDLGAALGGAALAGRDKLVMEDQLSSIFGLPDWIEQLIAESTGKQGRGILPVVGADPNRSGDELVVAIESDVGDVRVDGPLGAQFVVWEYATAVAALLLEVDPCDRPNVAEPEENTAALLALPDLPAGAPAFVDGPVEVYGSATAKDLPGLFAELLHAIPGDGYLAIMAYLDRLAAFDAPVPDGADFEQMTDAWMMADPQTLRTLLALRTDRPVTFGWGPRFLHSTGQYHKGGPQNGVFVQITGVVTEDVAVPGRPYSLGRLQLAQALGDLGALETRGRPAVRLHLTDRAAGVARLLEAAQEA; translated from the coding sequence ATGGAGGTGTCCTACCGCGAGGAGGGGGTGGCCTCGGCCGCCTCCTCCGTCGCGGGGCGCCTCGTCGCCGACGGCGTGCCCGCGCGGCTCGCCGGCGGCGACCCCACGCTGTGGGGTGAGGACGCCGACGCGGAGGCGGCGGCCGGCCGGCCGGCCCCGCCCCGCTCCTCCCGCGAGCTGCTGCCCGTCCTGGGCGAGCTCGCGGAGAGGGCCCGCGCCGCGGGCCTGACGAACGTGGTCCTGGCCGGGACGGGCGGCTCGGCGCTGGCGGCGGAGGTCATCTGCGCCACCGGTGACGTGCCGCTCACCGTGCTCGACACGACCGACCCCGGCCAGGTACGCCGCGCGCTGGCCGACGGCCTGGAGTCCACGGTCGTGGTCGTGACCGGCGGCGGCGGCCAGGCCGTGGAGGCCGACAGCCAGCTCCGGATCTTCGAGCGGCTCTTCGCGGACGCGGGGCTGGACCCCGCGGGCCGCATCGTGGTCGTCGCCGATCCCGGCTCGCCGCCGGCGCGGCGGGCCGCCGCCGGCGGCTTCCACCTGGTGCCCGCCGGCGCGGGCGGCCCCCACTCGGTGCTGTCGGCGCCCGCGCTGGTGCCCGCCGCGCTGGCGGGGGCCGACGTGGCGCGGCTGCTGGACGAGGCCGAGGAGGTCCTGCCGCTGCTGTCGCTCGACAGCGGCAATCCCGGGCTCGACCTGGGGGCGGCGCTCGGCGGCGCGGCGCTGGCCGGGCGCGACAAGCTGGTCATGGAGGACCAGCTCTCGTCCATCTTCGGGCTGCCCGACTGGATCGAGCAGCTCATCGCCGAGTCCACCGGCAAGCAGGGCAGGGGCATCCTGCCGGTCGTCGGCGCCGACCCCAACAGGTCGGGCGACGAGCTGGTCGTGGCGATCGAGTCCGACGTCGGCGACGTGCGCGTGGACGGGCCGCTGGGCGCGCAGTTCGTGGTCTGGGAGTACGCGACCGCCGTCGCCGCGCTGCTGCTGGAGGTCGATCCGTGCGACCGGCCCAACGTGGCCGAGCCGGAGGAGAACACCGCCGCCCTGCTGGCCCTGCCCGACCTGCCGGCCGGCGCGCCCGCGTTCGTGGACGGCCCGGTCGAGGTGTACGGGTCGGCGACGGCCAAGGACCTGCCGGGGCTGTTCGCCGAGCTGCTGCACGCGATCCCCGGCGACGGCTACCTGGCGATCATGGCTTACCTGGACCGGCTGGCCGCCTTCGACGCGCCGGTGCCCGACGGGGCCGACTTCGAGCAGATGACCGACGCGTGGATGATGGCCGACCCGCAGACGTTGCGGACGCTGCTCGCGCTGCGTACCGACCGGCCGGTGACGTTCGGGTGGGGGCCGCGGTTCCTGCACTCCACCGGGCAGTATCACAAGGGCGGGCCGCAGAACGGGGTGTTCGTGCAGATCACGGGGGTGGTGACCGAGGACGTCGCCGTGCCCGGAAGGCCGTACAGCCTGGGCCGGCTGCAGCTCGCCCAGGCGCTGGGGGACCTCGGGGCGCTGGAGACCCGGGGGCGCCCTGCCGTACGCCTGCATTTGACCGACCGCGCGGCGGGTGTCGCGCGTTTGCTCGAGGCCGCACAGGAGGCTTGA